ACAGCTGAAACTTTTTATTCCAAGAGTTCCTTAAGCTTAGTCTCCACTTCTTCCATAGTAAAGTCTTTACTGAATTCGGCTACTTTTTCTCCACCTTTATAGAAAGCTATGGTTGGAAGACCTAAAACCTTTTGACTAATCGCTAGTCTCTTGTTTGCAGCGGAGTCGAGCTTACAGAACTTGGCTTTGCCTTCGTATTTGGCGGCCAAAGCCTCAACTTCCGGCATCAGGGCCTGGCAGGGCTCACATTTTGGGCTCCAGAAATCAACCATCACCAGCCCTTCGGCTTGCAATACTTCTGCTTCGAAGTTCTCCTTGTCAACAATGTTCAACTAGCTCACCTCCTTTACGAGGATAAGTAGCTATGCATCCCACTCGACCTATGGGAAAATTATTTGCCGGCTGCAATTTGTTTTTTTACTTCTTCGGCAGTAAAGTCGCCGGAAAGCTTAGCAACCGCTTGGCCGCCCTCGAAGAATACTACTGCAGGAATGGAGGTTACACCATAACGCTTGGCAACCCTTTGGTTTCTGTAGGTATCTATCTTAACCAGCTTAACGCTGTCTCCCAATTCGGCGGCAGTCTGTTCCAGCAACCCTACGGCTGCAATGCTGGCCTCGTTTTGGGGCGCCCAGAACGCTACCATCACCGGCTTATCAGCGTTTAATACCTGTTCCTTGAAGCCTTCTTCTTCGGCCAGGTACTTCTCGGCTGCTACGGCTGCTACAGCGCCGTCGGCTGCAGCTGTGATGACCTGCCTCAAGTATTTGACTCTGGCATCTCCTACAGCATAGACGCCGGGTACTGACGTTTCCATCTGCTCATTAGTGATAATATACCCTTTTTCGTCAAGTTCTACTTTGCCCCGGAGGAATCCGGTTTTGGGAACGGTGCCTACGAAGAAGAAGACTCCGTTGGTTTCCATTTCCGTCAGTTCTCCGGTTTTGATGTTTTTGATTACTACAGACTCAACAATGCCGTCTCCTTTGATTTCCTCCAACACAGAGCTCCAGACCCATTCAATTTTCGGGTTGGCAAAAGCTTTCTCGGCGCTCACCTTATTGCAGTCCAGGATGCCTTCGTCATGGATTACGATGATGGTAACCTTGTTGGCAAACTTGGTGAGATACATTGCTTCTTCGATAGCGGCATCGCCGTTGCCGACCACTACCACATCCAGGTCTTCAAAAAAATCGGCGTCACAGGTGGCGCAGTAGGAAACGCCCTTACCTCTTAAAGCCCGCTCCCCTTTGATATTTAAGCTTCTCGGTTCGGCGCCTGGTGCCAGGATTACTGTTTTGGCCAGGTATTCTTTTCCGCTCTTTGTTTTAACAACCTTAATTTCTCCTTCAAGCTCCAAATCAACGACTTCTTCTTTGAGGATTTCGGTACCGAAACTTTTTGCATGTTCGGCCATCGCTTTCATTAAGCCGGGGCCGGTTGTGCCCCGGGAAAAGCCGGGATAATTCTCCATCTCCTGTGTTGTTGCCGCCTGACCACCAGGTCTGGCTTTTTCCAATATGACAGTCTTCAGCCGTGCCCTGGAGCCGTAGATGCCTGCGGCAAGGCCCGCCGGTCCTCCGCCCACCACTACAATATCATATGACATTAAGTTCACTCCCATTGTAGTTTGCCATTAACAGTACGCCAACCCAGGTAACTGGGTTGGCGTAACTGATACTAATCAAACTGATTTGGCTTGCTCCACCGTAACATTTTCTTTGGTCAGCAGCGAAACTACGATAGTCAAAATTGCAGACACAGCTACGCCCCATAATATACTATAAGTTAAAGATACTATTGAGCCTGCAATCAGTCCTGCCCGAGCTCCCCAAGGAGTTATTTTGCTGTTCTTTTCACCCATGGTAAACTCCTTGCTGGTTGCTTTCCACAGCAGGCCAACAATCAGGACCGGGACAACACCACCGCCTGCCATGGTATAAGCTTTGGAGAACATCCCAATAATAG
This region of Zhaonella formicivorans genomic DNA includes:
- the trxB gene encoding thioredoxin-disulfide reductase — protein: MSYDIVVVGGGPAGLAAGIYGSRARLKTVILEKARPGGQAATTQEMENYPGFSRGTTGPGLMKAMAEHAKSFGTEILKEEVVDLELEGEIKVVKTKSGKEYLAKTVILAPGAEPRSLNIKGERALRGKGVSYCATCDADFFEDLDVVVVGNGDAAIEEAMYLTKFANKVTIIVIHDEGILDCNKVSAEKAFANPKIEWVWSSVLEEIKGDGIVESVVIKNIKTGELTEMETNGVFFFVGTVPKTGFLRGKVELDEKGYIITNEQMETSVPGVYAVGDARVKYLRQVITAAADGAVAAVAAEKYLAEEEGFKEQVLNADKPVMVAFWAPQNEASIAAVGLLEQTAAELGDSVKLVKIDTYRNQRVAKRYGVTSIPAVVFFEGGQAVAKLSGDFTAEEVKKQIAAGK
- a CDS encoding thioredoxin family protein — translated: MVDFWSPKCEPCQALMPEVEALAAKYEGKAKFCKLDSAANKRLAISQKVLGLPTIAFYKGGEKVAEFSKDFTMEEVETKLKELLE